Proteins from a single region of Caloramator sp. E03:
- a CDS encoding transposase — protein MPRLAREKSFDSIYHIMVKSISEVNLYIDENDKAKYLDFMKKAQDQFEFRVYSYCLMDNHAHFIIDANGADISKIMHFINYKYAMYFNKRYERHGHLFQDRFKSKIVKDDRYLLALTAYVHFNATDIKEYKTNPQDYPFSSLGIFLAQRVDEFELIDKDFILSIFSLKDAAARAMYRDLIFKVKSLVDAQKEEFKNEPTEYRSMRTVLVRDLSPDRIIDIIIRKFNIDKLMLKIKRAKDAKEAKAVLCFVLRKFCDLKCADICRILGNTGQANVSRLCSIGRELIKEERYKVIAEEILSIGA, from the coding sequence ATGCCAAGATTGGCACGTGAAAAATCCTTCGATTCAATTTATCACATCATGGTAAAAAGTATTTCTGAGGTAAATCTTTATATCGACGAAAATGATAAAGCAAAATATTTAGATTTTATGAAAAAAGCTCAAGATCAATTCGAATTTAGAGTTTACTCCTACTGCCTTATGGATAATCACGCCCATTTTATTATTGATGCTAATGGAGCCGATATCTCAAAGATTATGCATTTTATAAACTATAAATATGCTATGTATTTTAACAAAAGATATGAAAGACATGGCCACCTTTTTCAAGACAGATTTAAAAGCAAAATAGTTAAAGACGATAGGTATCTCCTTGCCTTAACAGCTTATGTTCACTTTAATGCAACAGATATCAAGGAATATAAAACAAATCCACAAGATTACCCTTTTTCATCCTTAGGTATATTTTTAGCCCAAAGGGTTGATGAGTTTGAACTTATCGATAAAGACTTTATTTTATCTATCTTTAGCTTAAAAGACGCTGCCGCAAGGGCAATGTACAGAGATCTTATATTTAAAGTAAAAAGCTTAGTAGATGCCCAAAAGGAAGAATTTAAAAATGAGCCTACAGAATATAGGAGTATGAGAACTGTACTTGTAAGGGATCTATCCCCTGATAGAATAATAGATATAATTATAAGAAAGTTTAATATAGATAAGCTTATGCTAAAGATAAAAAGAGCAAAGGATGCAAAAGAAGCAAAGGCTGTGCTTTGCTTTGTACTGAGAAAGTTTTGCGATTTAAAGTGTGCCGATATATGCAGGATACTTGGAAATACGGGGCAAGCCAATGTTTCGAGGCTATGCTCCATAGGAAGAGAGCTTATTAAAGAAGAAAGATATAAAGTAATAGCAGAGGAAATACTATCAATAGGAGCATAG
- a CDS encoding LCP family protein yields the protein MIKTKTKKIVFSLIIIIIFIFSIIGYISLSLIGKIKKMEISKNNTDLGINTEENKEEVKNTGITNILFFGLDRRNPDENSRTDCIMIISIDNDKKVVKATSLMRDMYVPIPGKGSNRINAAYAFGGPALAIKTINSNFGLNIEKFVTVDFLGLEKLIDTIGGVTINVTSDEAKVLNMYLKELNRLNNNTVPDVNAGVNTLNGRQAVAYARIRYVGNGDYERTERQREVLNQIFKKLKAQGIIKLTSTISEMLPYVETNLSNKEILSLSLDAAKFDTNNIIQFRIPADGTFKSENIRGMAVLVPNLNENKKRLKEFIYGAQ from the coding sequence ATGATTAAAACAAAAACTAAAAAGATAGTTTTTTCATTAATCATAATTATTATTTTTATTTTCTCAATTATAGGATACATAAGCTTATCATTAATAGGCAAGATTAAAAAAATGGAAATATCAAAAAATAATACAGATCTTGGAATAAACACGGAAGAAAACAAAGAGGAAGTGAAAAATACTGGTATAACAAATATTTTATTTTTTGGGCTTGATAGAAGAAATCCTGATGAAAATTCAAGAACTGACTGCATAATGATTATTTCTATTGATAATGATAAAAAAGTTGTTAAAGCTACATCATTAATGCGTGATATGTATGTCCCAATACCTGGAAAAGGAAGTAATAGAATTAATGCCGCTTATGCATTTGGTGGACCAGCCCTTGCAATAAAAACCATTAATTCAAATTTTGGCCTTAACATTGAAAAGTTCGTTACAGTTGATTTTTTAGGACTTGAAAAATTAATCGATACGATTGGTGGAGTAACAATTAATGTAACATCTGATGAAGCAAAGGTTTTAAATATGTATCTTAAAGAATTAAATAGACTAAATAATAATACTGTACCTGATGTTAATGCGGGAGTAAATACATTAAATGGTAGACAGGCAGTTGCATACGCAAGAATAAGATATGTTGGTAATGGAGACTATGAAAGAACTGAAAGACAAAGAGAGGTATTAAATCAAATCTTTAAAAAATTAAAGGCTCAAGGAATTATAAAACTTACATCTACAATATCTGAAATGCTACCTTATGTGGAAACCAACCTTTCAAATAAAGAAATTTTATCACTATCATTAGATGCTGCCAAATTTGACACGAATAATATAATCCAATTTAGAATACCCGCTGATGGCACTTTTAAAAGCGAAAACATAAGAGGAATGGCTGTCCTTGTACCTAATTTGAATGAAAACAAAAAAAGACTTAAAGAATTCATCTACGGAGCACAGTAA